From Anopheles arabiensis isolate DONGOLA chromosome 3, AaraD3, whole genome shotgun sequence, a single genomic window includes:
- the LOC120902348 gene encoding ribonuclease 3, with protein sequence MNHQRPPNYSAPPPPPQQRQNHYQPRGGHTGIPPPGEIASGHSNAGFTMPNFNFPPPSLPPAMTRPPPPAPYYARERPERSHSPNTGSYHSSSQQHAYKRHPPPYKGTGGSQYPPQGRRYGSPSNNPVQSNTSSGTGYKHPGHSYSSAGHKTASYTRPSAPSRYAPSGRSHSVPSNTDRLGRPPRTDRSASCRRDSDSNSSSSERASSRHSRFKVDTERAEILSKWCRNYCETSEDIARKLAEMANDEDRTLWVRSSPAELYYKRVSDKVVESTARLDALCTLFEEELIKRAERIRATQTPYNPPPRKRKMKMCRHKHDKCSSSSESSDEEMEFEDECSMEELTAKIKHPLRLHVDLWYNDPGEMNDGPLCRCSARSRRTGIRHGKYPGEEGFPKCIPNSNNADKLYHYRITISPPTNFLTKTPTIIKHDQHEFLFEGFSLLAHEPIGELPTCKVIRFNIEYTILYIEEQMPENFTIRELNLFDRYLFRELLELVDFTVQPSGSGEDSSCPCYHFLPRFVRDLPDNGKEVLAMSEVLRYLLDNSGPLVPPDMLKEMMDMSQNEWQDYVDYVKGMVVSNPGMKPCSVRVDQLDRNVGDVPEANAIDENGLVHPVIVHFGIRPPQLSYAGNPEYQKAWREYIKFRHLIANMSKPSFEDKRKLEAKENRLLEMRMQGRMKRNITIAVSAKAFHRTGIMCDMVQHAMLIPVLTGHLRFHRSLNVLERYIGYTFTNRYTLQLALTHPSYKENFGTNPDHARNSLTNCGIRQPEYGDRKIHYMNTRKRGINTLISIMSRFGKEHETDSNITHNERLEFLGDAVVEFITSIHLFHMFPDLEEGGLATYRAAIVQNQHLAVLAKKLHLEEFMLYAHGSDLCHELELRHALANCFEALMGALLLDGGIEVADRVFAYALFQEDDTLRGIWVNYPSHPLQEQEPLGDRHHIDSFEMLKTLTRFEDSIGVQFNHIRLLARAFTDRSIGFTNLTLGSNQRLEFLGDTVLQLICSEYLYRHFPEHHEGHLSLLRSSLVNNRTQAVVCDDLGMTQYAVYSNPKADLKTKDRADLLEAFLGALYVDKGLEYCEMFCHVCLFPRLQDFIMNQDWNDPKSKLQQCCLTLRTMDGGEPDIPVYKVIECTGPTNTRVYSVAVYFRGKRLACADGHSIQQAEMNAAKQALENSKDLFPQLDHQRRVIAQSLKRQKVPRSAGGLGGRGGPVGGGGGVGDGGGSAAVGGSSGANGEQEPGGEDELEEDEGTGEQQAEGAAARRTREQKNASVFLPESARLPKQYQINRRSRSSDSSSSSSSSSSDSRRRSPSKEPPVAANTVEGSDISSDSDVSMTSINGEEDEREIRATEERPLKRTHSEMEREEQPRAAAADTPLPEVIKMEPLDIKDEPLDACDYSSVSEEEDFGLDDISEGEEQFTADMTDDISEERDEDVKPNVEELEAAVLKEINDEGNCTNDAQDGGGGSGTCGAYVSILQAYQLKVEGTDELSSDLEAGEID encoded by the exons ATGAACCACCAAAGACCGCCGAACTATtcagcaccgccaccaccaccgcagcaGCGACAGAACCATTATCAGCCCCGGGGCGGCCACACTGGTATTCCTCCGCCCGGGGAAATCGCAAGTGGCCACAGTAACGCTGGATTCACCATGCCAAACTTTAACTTTCCACCGCCGAGTCTTCCGCCCGCCATGACGCGACCACCTCCACCAGCACCGTACTACGCCCGGGAACGGCCGGAGAGGAGCCACTCCCCAAACACTGGCTCGTATCATTCCTCCTCACAGCAACATGCTTACAAGCGCCATCCACCACCGTACAAAGGCACGGGCGGGTCACAGTACCCCCCGCAAGGCAGACGCTACGGATCACCGAGCAATAATCCCGTTCAATCGAACACTTCCAGTGGCACTGGGTACAAACATCCCGGTCATTCGTATTCTTCGGCAGGACACAAAACTGCCTCGTACACGCGCCCTTCCGCACCATCCCGATACGCACCGTCAGGAAGATCACACTCTGTACCCAGCAACACGGACCGGTTGGGCCGACCGCCTCGAACGGATCGTTCCGCTTCCTGCCGGCGTGATTCGGACAGTAATTCTTCATCGTCGGAGCGTGCCAGTTCGAGACATTCTCGTTTTAAAGTG GACACGGAGAGGGCTGAAATCCTATCAAAATGGTGCCGCAACTACTGCGAAACGTCTGAGGATATCGCGCGCAAGCTGGCCGAAATGGCCAACGATGAGGATCGCACACTTTGGGTACGTTCCTCCCCGGCCGAGCTGTACTACAAGCGCGTCTCGGACAAGGTGGTCGAATCGACGGCCCGACTCGACGCCCTTTGCACGCTGTTCGAGGAGGAGTTGATCAAGCGGGCGGAACGCATCCGTGCCACTCAAACGCCGTACAATCCGCCACCACGCAAGCGCAAGATGAAGATGTGCCGCCACAAGCACGACAAGTGTTCGTCCTCCTCCGAGTCGTCAGACGAGGAGATGGAGTTTGAGGATGAGTGCAGCATGGAGGAGCTGACGGCTAAGATTAAGCATCCGCTGCGACTGCACGTGGATCTGTGGTACAATGATCCGGGCGAGATGAACGACGGACCGTTGTGTCGGTGTTCGGCACGATCGCGGCGGACGGGCATCCGGCATGGGAAGTATCCGGGTGAAGAGGGTTTCCCCAAGTGCATTCCCAATTCCAACAATGCCGACAAGCTGTATCATTACCG CATTACGATCTCTCCCCCAACGAACTTTCTCACGAAAACGCCCACCATCATCAAGCACGATCAGCACGAGTTCCTGTTCGAGGGCTTCTCGCTGCTGGCGCACGAACCGATCGGCGAGCTGCCCACCTGCAAGGTCATCCGGTTCAACATCGAGTACACGATCCTGTACATCGAGGAGCAAATGCCGGAAAACTTTACCATCCGCGAGCTGAACCTGTTCGATCGATACCTGTTCCGGGAGCTGCTTGAGCTCGTTGACTTCACGGTGCAACCGTCTGGGTCGGGTGAGGACAGCTCCTGCCCGTGCTATCACTTTCTACCCCGGTTTGTGCGCGATCTGCCCGACAATGGGAAGGAGGTGCTGGCGATGAGTGAAGTGTTGCGCTATCTGCTGGACAATTCGGGGCCACTGGTACCGCCCGACATGCTGAAAGAGATGATGGACATGAGCCAGAACGAGTGGCAGGACTATGTGGACTATGTGAAGGGCATGGTGGTGTCGAATCCGGGCATGAAGCCGTGCTCGGTGCGGGTCGATCAGTTGGATCGCAATGTGGGCGATGTGCCGGAAGCGAACGCAATCGACGAGAACGGGTTAGTTCATCCGGTGATTGTGCACTTTGGTATCCGGCCACCGCAGCTCAGCTACGCCGGCAATCCCGAGTATCAGAAGGCATGGCGTGAGTACATCAAGTTTCGCCATTTGATTGCAAACATGTCGAAGCCCTCGTTCGAGGACAAGCGGAAGCTGGAGGCGAAAGAGAACCGCTTGCTGGAGATGCGCATGCAGGGACGGATGAAGCGCAACATAACGATCGCGGTCAGTGCGAAAGCGTTCCATCGGACGGGCATTATGTGCGATATGGTGCAGCACGCCATGCTGATACCGGTGCTGACCGGGCATTTGCGGTTCCACCGGTCGCTGAATGTGCTCGAGCGGTACATTGGCTACACGTTCACGAACCGTTACACGCTGCAGCTTGCGCTGACGCACCCGTCGTACAAGGAGAACTTTGGCACGAATCCGGACCACGCACGGAACAGCCTAACGAACTGTGGCATCCGACAGCCGGAGTACGGTGATCGTAAGATACACTACATGAACACGCGCAAGCGGGGCATCAATACGCTCATCAGCATTATGTCGCGGTTCGGGAAGGAGCACGAAACGGACAGCAACATTACGCACAACGAGCGGTTGGAGTTTCTGGGCGATGCGGTGGTAGAGTTCATTACCTCGATTCATCTGTTTCACATGTTTCCGGATCTGGAGGAGGGTGGGCTGGCCACGTACAGGGCGGCAATTGTGCAGAATCAACATCTGGCCGTGCTGGCGAAGAAGCTACATCTGGAGGAGTTTATGCTTTACGCGCACGGGTCGGATTTGTGTCACGAGCTGGAACTGAGGCACGCACTGGCCAACTGTTTTGAGGCGTTAATGGGAGCTCTGCTGCTCGATGGAGGTATCGAGGTGGCAGATCGTGTCTTTGCGTACGCACTCTTCCAGGAGGATGACACGTTGCGCGGGATATGGGTGAACTATCCTTCTCATCCGCTGCAGGAACAGGAACCGCTGGGAGATCGACATCATATCGATTCGTTCGAGATGCTTAAAACCCTCACCCGCTTTGAAGATTCCATCGGTGTACAGTTCAATCACATTCGTCTGCTGGCACGTGCTTTTACCGATCGTTCCATTGGGTTCACCAATCTAACGCTCGGGTCCAATCAGCGCCTCGAGTTCCTGGGCGACACTGTACTGCAGTTGATCTGCAGCGAGTATCTCTACCGGCACTTCCCTGAGCATCACGAGGGACATTTGTCGCTGTTGCGCAGCTCGCTGGTAAACAATCGTACGCAGGCCGTCGTTTGTGACGATCTCGGCATGACGCAGTACGCCGTCTACTCCAACCCGAAGGCCGACCTGAAGACGAAAGACCGTGCCGATCTGCTGGAAGCGTTCCTGGGCGCACTGTACGTCGACAAAGGGCTCGAATACTGCGAAATGTTCTGTCACGTGTGTCTGTTCCCGAGACTGCAGGACTTTATCATGAACCAGGACTGGAATGACCCGAAGTCGAAGCTGCAACAGTGCTGCCTAACCCTGCGCACAATGGATGGCGGTGAACCGGACATTCCCGTGTACAAGGTGATCGAATGTACCGGGCCCACGAATACGCGCGTTTACTCGGTGGCGGTGTACTTCCGCGGGAAGCGTTTGGCGTGTGCCGATGGGCACAGTATACAGCAGGCGGAGATGAACGCGGCGAAGCAGGCGCTGGAAAACTCGAAGGATTTGTTCCCCCAGCTCGACCATCAGCGCAGAGTGATTGCGCAGAGTTTGAAGCGTCAGAAGGTGCCACGCTCTGCTGGGGGACTCGGTGGTCGTGGTGGACCAGTaggtgggggtggtggtgtaggtgatggtggtggttccgCCGCTGTAGGTGGATCTTCCGGAGCGAACGGTGAGCAGGAACCGGGTGGAGAGGATGAGCTGGAGGAAGACGAGGGCACCGGTGAGCAGCAGGCGGAAGGAGCGGCAGCAAGACGAACACGGGAGCAAAAGAATGCGTCCGTCTTTTTGCCCGAATCGGCCCGGCTGCCGAAACAGTACCAAATAAACCGTCGTTCACGGTCGTCGgatagcagtagtagtagcagcagcagtagcagcgacAGTAGAAGAAGGTCTCCCAGCAAAGAACCTCCCGTGGCCGCCAACACGGTCGAGGGAAGTGACATTAGCTCCGATTCCGATGTATCGATGACTTCAATCAATGGGGAAGAAGATGAACGTGAGATTCGTGCCACCGAAGAAAGACCTTTGAAACGAACCCACAGCGAGATGGAACGAGAGGAACAGCCcagagcggcagcagcggacACACCGCTGCCGGAGGTGATAAAAATGGAACCGCTCGACATCAAGGATGAACCGTTGGATGCGTGCGATTACAGCTCCGTGTCGGAGGAGGAAGACTTCGGGCTGGACGACATTTCCGAGGGCGAGGAACAGTTTACCGCCGATATGACCGATGATATTAGCGAGGAAAGGGATGAGGACGTTAAACCGAACGTGGAAGAGTTAGAGGCTGCTGTTCTGAAAGAGATTAATGACGAGGGAAATTGCACTAACGATGCAcaggacggtggtggtggtagtggcacATGTGGTGCCTATGTAAGCATACTGCAGGCGTATCAATTGAAGGTAGAGGGCACGGATGAGTTGTCGTCCGATTTGGAGGCGGGCGAGATTgattga
- the LOC120902352 gene encoding ribonuclease H1, translated as MSLRQLLQGLRALPGMPFYAVAKGRQVGIFSTWPECQAQVSGFTGARFKKFPTEAEANAFIDNNRDGGGGSVLTGKKPPTAPSWSGKRSASTSSTGGALPPPNKQAKKTILLDKAPTAVAKMVKYGEYSFLQDEDGFVHVYTDGSCEGNGTARAVAGLGVYFAEGHALNTAKPVSGRATNNCGEIQAASLAIRLARQQGIRRLVVNTDSQFLINAITKWLPGWKRRNWTLASGGPVKNQTDFMELERELSAGDIQIKWNHVDAHCGILGNERADQLARKGSEMYRMAKRQG; from the exons ATGTCCCTCAGACAGCTGCTACAGGGGCTACGTGCACTACCGGGGATGCCTTTCTACGCCGTTGCCAAAGGACGCCAGGTGGGCATATTCTCCACATG GCCCGAATGCCAGGCACAGGTAAGCGGATTTACCGGTGCTCGATTTAAGAAGTTTCCGACCGAAGCAGAAGCAAACGCGTTCATAGATAATAaccgtgatggtggtggaggaaGTGTTCTCACCGGCAAAAAACCACCGACAGCGCCTAGCTGGAGCGGGAAGCGGAGTGCATCCACGAGCTCGACTGGCGGAGCACTTCCACCGCCTAACAAGCAGGCGAAGAAAACCATCCTACTCGACAAAGCTCCTACGGCGGTGGCTAAGATGGTAAAGTACGGCGAGTACAGCTTCCTGCAGGATGAGGACGGATTTGTGCACGTGTACACGGACGGTTCGTGCGAGGGCAATGGGACGGCCAGGGCCGTTGCCGGGCTGGGCGTGTACTTTGCCGAAGGACATGCACT AAACACAGCCAAACCGGTCAGTGGCCGGGCGACGAACAACTGTGGCGAAATACAGGCCGCCTCGCTAGCGATCCGGCTCGCCCGGCAGCAAGGCATCCGGCGGTTGGTCGTTAACACGGACTCACAGTTCCTGATCAACGCCATCACCAAGTGGCTGCCCGGCTGGAAGCGGCGCAACTGGACGCTGGCCAGTGGTGGGCCGGTTAAAAACCAGACCGATTTTATGGAGCTCGAGCGGGAGCTGAGTGCGGGCGATATCCAGATCAAGTGGAACCACGTGGACGCGCACTGTGGCATTTTGGGCAACGAGCGGGCGGACCAGCTGGCACGCAAGGGTTCGGAGATGTATCGAATGGCAAAGCGACAGGGATAA